GCGCATCGAGCACCGCTTCATCACCCCCGCGCTCAGCCGCATCCAGGCCCTGGTCGAAAGCGAGCTGTTCAGCCGCGACGTGATCCAGACCGCGCCCGTGGCCCTGTGCGTGCTGCGCCGTACCGACGGCCAGGTGGTGCTGGAAAACACCCTGGCGCAACAATGGCTGGGCAACGGCATCGAGCGCGAGGTTCTCTGCGCCGGCTGGATCCAGCAAGCCTTCAAGAGCCACGAGCCGAACCGCTTCGACTATTTCGAAACCGCCGACGGGCGCCACCTCTACCTGAGCTCCGCCCCCACCCGCTACAAGGGCGAGGACGTGCTGTTCTGCGCCTTCAGCGACATCAGCGCGCGCAAGCAAGTGGAAGCCGCCCTGGAAGAGGCACGGCAGATGGCCGACGCCGCCAACGAGGCCAAGACCCTGTTCCTGGCCACCATGAGCCATGAGATCCGCACCCCGCTGTATGGCGTGCTCGGCACCCTGGAACTGCTCTCGCGCACCCAGCTCGACCCACAACAGCGCGATTACCTGCGCGCCATCGAATGTTCCTCCTCGACCCTGCTGCAATTGATCTGCGACGTGCTGGACGTGTCGAAGATCGAAGCCGGGCAACTGGCCCTGGAACTGACCGAATTCTCCCCACTGGACCTGGCCCACGAACTGGTCCAGGGCTATGCCGCGGCGGCCTCGAACAAGGGCCTGCTGCTCTATTCCTGCGTGGACCCGCAGATTCCCGAACGGCTTATCGGCGACGTCACGCGGATCCGGCAGATCCTCGGCAACCTGCTGAACAACGCGGTGAAGTTCACCGAGTTCGGGCGTATCGTGCTGCGGGTCAACCTGCTGAGCCGCGACGGCGAGCGCTCCAGCATCATGTGGCAGGTCTCCGATACCGGCAAAGGCATCGCCCAGGACCATCAGCCGATGATCTTCGAGCCCTTCTACCAGACCGGCGGCAACACCAACGTGGTGGCCGGCACCGGTCTCGGCCTGCCGATCTGCCAGCGTCTCACCCAGTTGATGAACGGCAGCCTGCGCATGGTCAGCGAACTCGGCCTGGGCAGCAGCTTCTCCCTGACCCTGCCCCTGGAGGCCGCGAACGAGGGCCCGGTCGACCTGTCCGGCACGCAACTGCTGCCCGAGACCATCTACCTGATGTCCAACGTACGGGAACTGGCCGAATCCATCGGCGGCTGGCTGAGCCAGTGGGGCGCGCGGGTCCAGCTCTGCCAGCCATCGAAGCTCGCCCCCGGCAGCGATAGCCTGCTGATCGAAGTCCACCCCGGCGAACTCGAACAGCGCCTGCAACCCGACTGGAACGGACCGCTGATCCTCGCCACCGGCACGGGCAACAACGAGCCGCAGCTCCAGGCCGGCGCCTGGCATGTGAACCTCAACCACCTGCGTTCCATCCATCAGGCGGTCAGCCAGGCCCAGGGCCTGTGGGTCGCGAAAACCGATAACCACAGCGAACACTGGGCCTTGAAGCAACTGCAACTGAACGTCCTGGTGGCCGAAGACAACGTCATCAACCAGTTGATCCTCAGGGACCAGCTGGAAGAACTGGGCTGCACCGTGGAGCTGGCGTCGAATGGCGAGGAAGCCTTGTCGATGTGGGACCCGGAACGCTTCGACCTGGTCCTTACCGACGTCAACATGCCGGTCATGAATGGCTATGAACTGGCCAAGGAGTTGCGCCGCCGCGGCTGCGCGACCCCGATCATAGGTGCCACGGCCAATGCGATGCGTGGAGAAGAAGAACAATGTCTGGCGGCCGGAATGAACCATTGCCTGGTCAAACCCTTTGCACTGCGCGCGCTGTTCAATTACCTGGCGCCCTATGAAAGAGCGAAACATGAAGCCCTGTAGCATATTGATCGTTGAAGACCATCCCTTCCAGCACATGTACCTGCAACATCTGTTCGGCGAGCTGGGCCCCTATTACCTGGAAGGCGCAAGGGATGGCGAAGAAGCGCTGGAGCGCCTGAAATGGCGCAAGTTCGACCTGGTGCTCACCGACCTGCTGATGCCGGGAATGGATGGCGTGCAGTTCATCCAGGGGCTGGCGACCCTGCACTACAAGCCCGCGCTGGCGATCATGAGTTCGGCTTCGCGGCGCATGCTGATGAGTGCCAGCCTGGTCGCCAAGAACCTCGGGGTAAAAGTCATCGGGCTGATTTCCAAGCCGGTGAACCTGGCCGCGCTACAGACCCTGACCACCCAGTTGAGCGTCTCGCAACCGAGCTCGCCGCACCCCTTGCCCGCCTCCCTGCTCAGTCAACCGGCCTTGCTCCAGGCCTTGCAGGAAGAACAGTTCGAAGCCTGGTTCCAACCCAAGAAATCGCTGTTCAATGGCCGGATAGTCGCCGCCGAAGCCCTGGTCCGCTGGCTGCACCCGACCCGCGGCATGTTGCTGCCCGATGCCTTCCTGGGGGCGATCAAAGCCTACGATTTCGAGGAAGACCTGCTGTGGCTGGTGCTGCGCCAGGCGATGCAGGCCCAGGCGCGCTGGCGCCAGCAGGGCTACGACATTCCGGTGTCGATCAACTTGCCGACCCACCTGCTCAACAGCCACGACCTGGCGGATCGCCTGTTCGACTTCGTGGTCCAGCACCAGGGGGTGCCCGCGCAGATCTGCTTCGAACTCATGGAGTGTTCGGTGCCCCAGGACATCAGCAATTTCTACGCGGGCGCCTGTCGCCTGCGGATCAAGGGCTTCGGCCTGTCCCAGGACGATTTCGGCAAGGGCTACAGCTCCTACATGAACCTGGTCTCGACCCCCTTCACCGAGCTGAAGATCGATCGCGCCCTGGTCCAGGGCTGCCACGCCAGCGAGGAACTAACCAAGGCCTTGACCAGCATCATCGCCCTGGGGCGCCAGCTGGGCCTTACTGTGGTGGCCGAGGGCGTGGAGAGCGCCGAGGAACTGGCGCTGCTACGCAAGATCGACTGCAGCCAGGTCCAGGGCTTCCTCATCTCGCGCGCCGTGCCTTCCGAGCAATTCCAGGAATTGCTGGTCAACGACGGCCCCGCCGCCAGCTACTGACCCGCCTGACGCTCGACGCTACAAAAAAATACTAAAGTCCATCACGGCTAAGGGGTTATTTATCGGTAGAATTCTCGCTTTTTCATGCTTTCTGGACACCCGGCAATGAAACAAAGGGACATGCTTCTTGAGAACCTCACACGAAGTTCGATTCGGCTGAGCAAGGGATTGCTGGTCGTTCTCGGCCTGACGCTCGTGCTGATCGGTATCAGCTACTGGTCGGTGCACAAGACGCTCAAGGAACAATACAGCACCTTCGAGTTTCACTTTGCCCGGCTCATGGAGAACATCCAGGAGCATGAAGACTTTCTTCGCGGCGCCGCCGAACAAAGCACCAGCGGGCAACTGAAGGCCGACGGGCGCCGCAGCTACCTGAAAGAGCCGCTGCCCAACGAAGGCCCGAATGTCTACGAAGGCCGCGAATTCGCCTTTTCCATTCCGTTCAGGCTGGACACCGGCCGCTTGCGCCCGGACGCCGACGAGCTGGCGAAAATGCTCGCGCTCGGCGGCCACCTGACCGATTACTACAGCACCTTCTGGTCGATCTCCCACTATCAGTCGCCCCAGGTGTTCCTGTTCAACGCCGACGACAACTTCAACATCAGCATCCCGGCAGCCTGGCACACCCGAGGCGCCGCGCAAGAAGACAGGATCCCCCGGCAGGCCTTCGTCCAGCATGTGCTGGAACGGCTGCAGGTGAAAAGATCCGCGCACACCGACCGGGAACAGGTGCACTGGGATTCGTTCGAGCCGCCCGCCTCGGTCGAGGCGCCGCTGCGCCTGCTGGCTTACAAGGACATCCGGCTCGACCCGCAACGCCTGCTGATCCAGGGCGCGGACCATGAGGTCACTATCGTTTCGCTGCTCAACATGGATCAGGTCAACAACCTCGAACGCATCATGGACTGGCCGTTCTACGATCACTTCACCCTCGTCTCGCCCTCGGGAAAGATGCTGATCGGTGCGGCGCGGCCGGATGCGGCGCTGCGCGAGGGCCTGAACATCGGTGCCGAGGGCCTGGTGTTCAAGGTGACGAGCCACGGTGGCAAAGGCTGGACAGCGCTCTATACCGTCACCTACCGCAACTATTTCGAATACGCCCTGTGGCCGATCGTGGCCTTGCTGGTGCTGCTGATCGCCCTTCTCGGCGGCGGCTGGTGGATCAGCCGCTGGTACCGCTCGAAAATCGTCGCCCCCGCCTACCAGGCCCACCAGCGGCTTGCGGAAAACGAGGTGTTCAGCCGGGCGGTGATCGACACCGCGCCCATCGGCCTCTGCGTGCTGCGCCGCGCTGGCCTCGAAGTGCTGCTGGCGAATCGCAAGTTTCATCAGTGGCCGGACCTCGCACAGCACCTGCAGCCGCTGCTCGACCGCCAGCAGGACCTCGCCGAGCCTGGCGAGGCCTACCTGGATACCGACGGTGCCCATTTGCAACTGTGCTTCGTGTCCACCCGCTACCAGGGCGAGGATGCCCTGCTCTGCGCCTTCAACGACGTGACCCAGCATATCGAGGGCGCCGCCGAACTGGAGCAGGCCCGCCGTTCGGCCGACGCCGCGAACCAGGCCAAGACCCTGTTCCTCGCCACCATGAGCCATGAAATCCGCACGCCGCTGTATGGCGTGCTCGGCACCCTGGAACTGCTCGGCCTGACGCGCCTGGACGCTCGGCAGCGCGAGCACCTGCAAACCATCCAGCGCTCGTCGAGCACCCTGTTCCAACTGATCAGCGATGTCCTGGACATCTCCAAGATCGAGTCCGGGCAAATGCCGATCGAGGCCGTTGCGTTCTGCCCGTTGCAGGTCATCGAAGACACCCTGCACACCTATGCCGCCTTCGCCGAACAAAAGGGCCTGCTGCTGTACGCCTGCATCGATTCGAAGCTGCCCGACCAATTGCTGGGCGACCCGATGCGCATCCGCCAGATCCTCAACAACCTGGTCAGCAACGCGATCAAGTTCACCGACACCGGGCGCGTGGTGCTGCGCGCGCGGCTGCTGCACGGCGACAACGGCCAGGCCAGCCTGGAATGGCAGGTCACCGACTCCGGCATCGGCATTTCACCGGCGCAGCAGGAGCGCCTGTTCGACACCTTCTACCAGGTGCAGGACGCCAGCAGCGAGGCCGGGGCCGGTCTCGGCCTGACGATCTGCCATTGGCTGGCGCAGATGATGGGCGGCCAGATCCGCGTGGTCAGCGAGCCCGGCCTGGGCAGCAGCTTCTCGTTCCAGTTGGCGCTAAAGGTGCTGCCGGGCACGCTGGACGGCTGCGCCGACATTCTGCCGACGACCCAACCGGTGTATGTCCGCGCGCCCGCCAGCGAACTGGCGCAAAGCATCTGCGACTGGCTCAATCGCCTCGGCGTCGCGGCCAAGCCGTTGCCGACCTACCTCGATCAGGCCCGCCAGGAAACCCTGCTGGTGGACATCCTGCCCGCGGACACCCCGCCCGCCTGGGCCGGCCCCCGGGTCGTCGGCCTCTGCGGCGATCGCCACCTGGCGCCGCCTGCCCCCGGGATCCTGGAAGTGGACGCGCACGACGTGCGCGCCATTGCCCGGGCCGTCTCGCTGACCCTGCATGGCAAGTCGCCGGCGGTGCCCGGCGTGCAGGTCGATAGCGGCAAGCCGCTTGGCCTGCGTATCCTGGTGGCCGAAGACAACGCGATCAACCAGGCGATCATCAAGGAACAGCTCGAAGCCCTGGGCTGCCAGGTAACCACCGCGTCCAACGGCGAAGCCGCCCTGCAACTCTGGCGGCCGCAGCTGTTCGACCTGGTCCTGACCGACGTGAACATGCCGCTGCTCAACGGCTACGAGCTGACCCGCGCCTTGCGCGAGCGCGACCGAGAGATCCCGATCATCGGCATCACCGCCAACGCCCTGCGCGAGGAAGGCAACCGCTGCATGGCCGTCGGCATGAATGCCTGGATCGTCAAGCCCCTGAGCCTGCAGACCCTCTACCAATACCTATCGAACCTGTGCGCCAACGCGCCTACCCAGGAGCCGGAACCGATGCCCCTTGCAAGACCTGCCTCCACCACCGGCGACACCATGATCGAACTGTCGGCGAAAATGCGTGAACTGTTCATTGCCACCATGCGCCAGGACATCCAGAGCGTGACAGACGCCCTGCATGCCGAGGATGCCAAGCGGCTGGCCGAGCGCCTGCACAGCGCCGCGGGTGCCCTGGGCGCCGTGCAGTTGGGCAATCTGGCGAATAACTGCGCCGAACTGGAATCGCAGATCCTCCAGGAGGCAATCACGCCTGCCGTGACCCGCGAGGTGAACGACCTGATCCAGCGCTTGACGGATATCCTTAATGCACTTGAATGAGACACGGCAAGATTTCATGAACGCAATCCCTTACTCTCTCTCCTCACCAACCGGCGTATTACGAGTGGCTAGTCATGGAAAAATTTAAGGTAGTCATCGCCGACGATCACCCGATTGTGCTGCTCGGGGTTCGCGAGTTGATGGAACGGGAAAGCAATTTCGAGATCGTCGGCGAAGCCATCAGCTCGCAAGGGTTGATCGAGCTGCTCGAACAACAGCCGGTCGATATCGTCATCACCGACTACAACATGCCCGGGGACTCGCCCTACGGCGACGGCCTCAAGTTGATCGAATACCTGAAGCGCCACTACCCGCGCTTGCAGATTCTGATCCTGACCATGATTTCCAACCAGCTGATCCTGACGCGCCTGCACGAGCTGGGCGTGGTCGGGGTGATCCAGAAAAGCCAGCTGCACAATGAAATCCAGGTGGCGCTCAAGACCATCGTCGAGCGGGGTTCCTACCAGAGCCTCGAACCTGCGCCGACCTCGGTCATCGATTCCAACGCCAGCATCGACGACCGGATCTCCATGCTCTCGCCCAAGGAGTTCGAGATATTGCGCCTGTTCGTGTCCGGCAAGAGCGTCAGCGAGATCGCCCGCAGCCAGAACCGCAGCTCGAAGACCATCAGCGCGCAGAAGATTTCCGCCATGCGCAAGCTGGAGGTCGAGAGCGACCAGGACCTGCTGACGTACTGCATCGGCCGCAACATCTTCAATTGACCCCTTCCGCTGACGCACAAGGCCCGACCGGCGATGACCGCTGAAGACCTGCTTGACCTGCAACGACTGCAAGGGGCCTGGGAACAGGTGGCCTTCGAGGATAACGGGGTCAGCGACCCACCTGACGAACATGGCGCTCCCGGCGCCCTGACCCTGATCCAGGGCCAGGGATTCCGCGTCGTGACCCTGGACGGCGAGGTGTTGCTCGCCGGCCGGTTCACCCTCGATACCAGCACCCGGCCCAGGTCCATCACCTGGGTCGACTCCATGGGCGCGGACATCGGCAAGCACTTGCCCGCCAGCTACCAGCTGGAGGGCGATCACTTCGTCTTCATCGCCGCGGACGAGGGCCAGCCCAGGCCCGAGGTATTCCGTACCGGCCCCGGCCAGACCCTGCGCCGCTTCGTCCGCGCCGCGCAACCGGGCACGCCTGCCGTCAGTCGTTGAGGCATCGGCTACCTGCCCTCGTCGCCACCTGCGCAGCGCCAGGCCTCGCCATCCGCATGCCGGTCGCGCTTGAAATGACCGTGGATGCCGGTTAGTCATAGCGGACCTTGTGATGACGGAGCCTCCCCCATGAATCGACCCATTCAGGGCCTGCTCGCCCTGGCGGCCACCCTTGGCGCCTCGCTGGCCGGCGCCGCCACCCCGGACGCAGCGCTCGGCAGGCGCATGGACACGGCCATCGACCGGGCCATCGCGGAACAGCGGATCGTCGGCACCGTGGTCGTGGTGATGCGCGACGGCCAGGTGGTCTACCGGCGCGCGGCCGGTTTCGCCGACCGCGAGGCGGCCCGGCCCATGACCGAGGACACCATCCTGCGCCTGGCGTCCATCACCAAGCCCATGGTCTCGGTGGTGGCGATGCGGCTGGTGGAACAAGGCACCTTGTCCCTGGACGATCCGGTCAGCCGCTGGTTGCCCGCGTTCCGGCCACGGCTGGCCGACGGCAGCCAGCCGCCGATCACCCTCAAGCAATTGCTGACCCACACCGCCGGCCTGAGCTACGGCTTTCTCGAGCCCGAGCACGGCGCCTATCGCACCGCGGGGGTTTCCGATGGCCTGGCCGAACCCGGCCTGAGCCTGGAAGACAACCTGCAACGCATTGCCAGCGTGCCCTTGAGCTATCCGCCCGGCACGCAGTGGCGCTACTCCCTGGCCACCGACGTGCTGGGCGCGGTGCTGGAGAAAGCCACCGGCAAGCGCCTGCCGGCCCTGACCCGCGAAATGGTCACCGGCCCGCTGGCGATGCAAGACACCGACTTTGCCGTCAAGGACCCGGCCCGCCTCGGCGCCGCCTACCGCGACGACCAGCCGCGGCCAAGCAGGATGCAGGAGGAAACGGCGCTGCGGGTCGGTAACAGCACCACGCTGTTCTCCCTCCAGCGGATTTTCGATCCGCGCGCCTACCCCTCCGGTGGCGCCGGCATGGCCGGCACCGCGGGCGACGTGGCGCGGTTCCTCGACACCCTGCGCCAGGGCGGCGGAGTCCTGCTGTCCCGCGCCAGCGTGCAGGCGATGATGACCGACCAGGTCGGTGCCCAGGCGCAGGCCCAGGGCCCGGGCTGGGGCTTCGGTTATGGCTGGGCGGTGCTGGACGATCCGGCCCTGGCCGCCACCCCGCAATCGAAGGGCACCCTGCAATGGGGCGGCGCCTATGGCCACAGCTGGTTTGTCGACCCGCAGGCCAGGCTGACCGTGGTGGCGCTGACCAACACCGCCTTCGAGGGCATGTCGGGCGCCTTTACCCGGGAGATCCGCGACGCCGCCTACCCGGCGCCTTGAACCGCCTCGCCGCCGGGTGCGTCGAGCGACCACCAGCGCGGCAGCAATTGCCGGACCCGGGGCTCGGCGAAGCGGTCGTCGATCAGCATCACCACGCCGCGGTCGTGCTGGCTGCGGATCACCCGGCCGGCGGCCTGCACCACCTTTTGCAGGCCGGGATACAGGTAGGTGTAGTCGTAGCCGGCGCCAAAAATCGCCGCCATGCGCTGTTTCAGCTGCTCGTTCACCGGGTTCAGCTGGGCCAGGCCCAGGGTGGCGATAAAGGCCCCGATCAACCGCGACCCCGGCAGGTCGATACCCTCGCCGAAAGCCCCGCCGAGCACCGCGAACCCCACGCCCTGGCCATCGGCGTCGAATCGTTGGAGAAACGCCTGGCGCTGCCCCTCGTCCATCCCCCGGGACTGTTGCCACATCGGGATCTGTGGATGCCGCTGCGCCAACAGGCTGGCCACCTGCTGCAGGTAATCGAAGCTGCTGAAGAACGCCAGGTAATTGCCCGGGCGCCGCTGGAACTGGCTGGCGATCAGCTCGACGATCGGCGCCAGCGACGCCTGGCGATGGGTGAAGCGCGTGGAGATCCGGCTGACCAGCTGCACCTCCAGCTGCGCGGCGTGAAACGGCGACTCCACCTCCACCCACACCGCGTTGTCCGGCAGCCCCAGCAGATCGCGGTAGTAATGCCAGGGGTTCAGGGTCGCCGAGAACAGCACCGTGCTGCGCGCCGCGCTCAGCCGCGGCCCGAGGAACCCGGCCGGCACCACGTTGCGCAGGCACAGGGTGGACAGGCTGCGCCGGGCATTGAGTTCGCGCTTGCTGATATCGAACAGGAACTGCTCATCGAACAGTTCGGCCACCCGGGCAAATTGCAGCGCGTCGAAATAGAAGCCCTGCAAGCCGTTGTCCAGCCCCTGAGGGTGGTCGTTGAGGTAGTCGCCGATCGCCGCAATGCACAGCGCCAGCGCCTTGAGCAGCGGCGCGGGCAGCTGGTCATGGGCCTGATAGGGCCGCTGCTGCTCCTTGTGCAGCGCATTCCATTCGCGGTTGAGCCGTTGCAGGGGCGTCTTCAGCGCCGGCGGCGCAGTCTGGCGCACGCTGCCGAGCTGGTACTGGTCGAGGCTCGCGCTGTACATCGCGCGCCCGCGCTCCACCAGATTGTGGGCTTCGTCCACCAGCGCCGCGACCTTCCACTGGTTGAGCTGCGCCAGGCCGAACAGCAAGGCGCTGAAATCGAAGTAGTAGTTGTAGTCCGCCACCACCAGGTCGCTCCAGCGGGCCATTTCCTGGCTCAGGTAATAGGGGCACAGCCCATGCGCCAGGGCGACCTCGCGCAGCGCCCGCTGGTCCAGCAGCGGCAGCTGGCTTGCCGCCTGCCGCGCCGCCGGCAAGCGCTCGTAGAAACCCTTGGCCAACGGGCAGGACTCGCCATGGCAGGCCAACTCCGGGTGCTCGCAGGCCTTGTCCCGGGCCACCAGTTCCAGTACCCGCAACGGCAGCCCGGGGTTGCGCTCGAACAACAGCCGGGCGCTGTCCAGCGCCAGTTGGCGACCCGGCGTCTTGGCGGTGAGGAAGAACAGCTTGTCCAGTTGCTGCCCGGGCATGGCCTTGAGCATCGGGAACACCGTCCCCAGGGTCTTGCCGATACCCGTCGGCGCCTGGGCCATCAGGCAGCGGCCGGTGCTCACCGCCTTGTACACCGACTCGGCCAGCGTGCGTTGCCCGGGGCGGAAGTCGGGGTGCGGGAAGCCCAGGGCCGCCATCGCCCGGTCACGCGCGGTGCGATGGGCCAGCTCCTGTTCGGCCCATTGCAGGAACAGGCGGCACTGGCGGTTGAAGAACTGCTCCAGGGCCTGGGCGTCGTGCTCCTCCAGCAAGGACGTTTCGCGTTCGCTCTGGATGTCGAAATACACCAGCGCCAGGCGGATGCGGCGCAGTTGCAACTGCTGGCACAGCAGCCAGCCGTAGACCTTGGCCTGGGCCCAATGCAGCTGGCGATGGTTGGCCGGCATGCGCTCGAGGTCGCCACGGTAGGTCTTGACCTCTTCCAGCAGGTTGGCGTCCGGGTCGTAGCCGTCCGCCCTGCCCCTGACCGTCAAGGCGCCGAAGCTGCCCTCGAGGGCGACCTCGCGCTGATAGTTCGCGCTGCGCCGCGCCGCGACCGTGCGATGGCCCTGGATGCCTTCCAGCGCGGTCGGCGACGGGGTGAAGCGCAGGTCGAGGTCGCCGGCCTTGGCGGTGAACTCGCACAGCGCCCGTACCGCGATGCGGTAGTTCACGCGCCCTGCTCCGCCCATTGCACGTAGCAGACCGCCACCGGCATCTGGTGCTGCTGGCAGAACTCCAGCCAGCGCAGCTGGTTATCCTGCAGGCGATCGCCGGGGCCCTTGACCTCGATCATCCGGTAGGTTTTCTGCTGCGGCCAGAACTGGATCAGGTCCGGCATGCCGGCGCGGTTGGCCTTGATGTCCTGCAACAGGCGCTCGAACCAGTGCCGCAGGTGCGCCGCCGGCAGGCAGGCCAGGGCCTGCTCCAGCAGCGCTTCGTCGAGGGCGGCCCAGAACACGAACGGCGATTGCACGCCCCACTTGTCGAGGTAGCGCTGGCGGATGGTCTGCGCATAGCGCCCGTCGTCCAGCTCCGCCAGGCAGGCCTGGAACAGCTCGGCGCGACGGGCGTGGAAATCCTCGCTCAAGAGGTCCGCCGGCCCGCGCTGGAACGGGTGGAAGAAGGCGCCGGGCAGCGGCGCGAAGATCGCCGGCCAGCAGAGCAGCCCGAACAGCGAGTTGATCAGGCTGTTCTCCACGTAGTGCACCGGCGCCTCGACCTCATGCAGGTGGGCCTGGACATGGAACTCCACCGACAGCTGCGGATCGCTGCGCGGCAGGCTGAGGTCCAGGCGCAACAACGGACGCACGCCGCCGCGGGGCGCGGCCGGGCCGCCAAGCTTGCGCCGCAGCCGCGGCAGCACCCGCAGCAGTTGCTGCTGTTCGGCGGCGCTCTGCGGGGCCAGCCCGGCCTCCTCCGCCAGGAGCAACGCTCGGGGATAATCGCCGCTGCGCTCGAAGACCCGGATCAGGCGCATACGCGCCCCGGGATAGGCACAATCCTGGTAGATGGCCGCCGCCAGCGGCCAGTCGGCGAGCCGCTCGCCGTGTTGCCCCAGCAGGAACAGCAATTTGTCCCGGCGCCGCTGCAACCAGGGGTTGTCGCTGGCGAAGGCCCGGGCGGCGGCCAGCACCTCGCCCAGCGCCGCGCCGGCCTCGAAGCGCTGGCGGCAGTCTTCCAGGTAGATGAAGCCCTCGACGTCGGCGCGGCTGCGCAGGGCGCGGGCGTCGTCGTGGAACTCGACCTTCTCGTAGGTGAAGATGCCAAGGTCGGCCAGCACGAACTCCGACCAGTCCTGGTACAGGTTGCCGAAGAACATCAGGCGCAAGCGATCGCACAGCGCCATGACGGTCAGGCTGCACACCCGGTCCTCCAGCCCCGGGCACCATTGGCCCAGGCTGCGTGGCTCGTCGAACTGTGGCGCCAGGGCGGCCAGCCAGTCGGACTTGCGGCCCTTGGGCTGCTCGATCAGCGCCTGGAAGCCCTGGAGGATTTCCGCCTTCTGCAACAGGTTGAACAACTCTTCCAGGGTCAGCGGCGCCTGCTCGTCGACCCAGCCCAGGCGGACCAGCGGCGCGACCGCCGCCCCGGTATCGCCGATTTCCTCATAGGCCAGCCGGGAGCTACGAAAATGACAGCCCTTGCGCATGACCATGCGCACTAGCAGGGCCTGGGACGGCTGGGCCAGGGCCGAGAAATCGGCGATGAAAGCCTGCTCCTCGGGCGACAGCACGTCGGCATAACGCAACTCGAGCCAGGCCAGCACCTGCTGGAAGTTGTGCAGGTAATAAAGAGGGTTTTCCAGGGGATTGGAGGTCACAGGACAAGCGCGCCGCAAAGAGGTGGGTACTGGTTATGCATACAGATAGCAGCTGCCACCCTACCCTGGCAAACACTATTGGATCAGCGGCGACGGAGGTTTTTTTGCGACGCGCTCAGAACTTTCCTGCCGTTAACTACACCAACGGGGCGGATAGCCGTATAGTCGCGAGCCGCCAAACGTGGGTGGACTCACAGGATTCATGAAGAGAGGTTTGTCTATGAACGTCAAATACCTGGCCCTGCCACTGGCCGTCGCCGCCTTTCTGGCCCTGGGCGGCTGTGCCACGCCGACCGTGGTGACGCTGCAGAACGGCACGCAATACCTGACCAAGGACATGCCGAACGCCAAGACCAGCGACGGGTTCTACGAGTTCGAGGACATCGCCGGCAAGAAGATCCGCGTCAAGGCCGACGACGTCGCCACCGTTCGCAAGGAAGACTGATCGCCCGGGCCTGGTCGCCCTCAGCGCCAGCCCTTGAAAGGGCTGGTCCCAAAACCTGAATCCCTGATCTGCTGGTGTACCTGTCCATGCACCTCCGGTCGGCTTCGTCGAGGGGCGCTGCGCGCCTACCCCTGATGAGCACCGCCATTCGACCTGCCGATGGGGTGGATAAATCAAGATCAAAAGCCAAACGTGACCTACCGGTCGGCGCACCTGTAGCCGCTGCCGAGCCCCGGCGAGGCTGCGATCG
This portion of the Pseudomonas sp. MRSN 12121 genome encodes:
- a CDS encoding response regulator translates to MRLKTYLHQISPLFSSPEAASRLLRLFALILLVGILGAVYNFLNSTLSNDISRRRGYMSSAIAEAQTFFTNREALLESLSLSAVRQSRQAVPLLYQPDTEELRLELGDGDNRWNLWLNLRMRDYFKARQVNLLYVSPGPMPQVKRLYSSNPDAPPLPKAILDKLAMLPYDEQSAATELWLTDQSTQGSQLYIFTRVDERTEDSGWLGLEMNGREVLTALSDQSAGEFMMFNSEGALLFTNTPSARLGQTLQQLQGNNFFGFVGSGWWPDHLVIRKQLMTSDWQLVYSFSLQALLLALWPQLAGALVFCLFSISLICLLTRRIEHRFITPALSRIQALVESELFSRDVIQTAPVALCVLRRTDGQVVLENTLAQQWLGNGIEREVLCAGWIQQAFKSHEPNRFDYFETADGRHLYLSSAPTRYKGEDVLFCAFSDISARKQVEAALEEARQMADAANEAKTLFLATMSHEIRTPLYGVLGTLELLSRTQLDPQQRDYLRAIECSSSTLLQLICDVLDVSKIEAGQLALELTEFSPLDLAHELVQGYAAAASNKGLLLYSCVDPQIPERLIGDVTRIRQILGNLLNNAVKFTEFGRIVLRVNLLSRDGERSSIMWQVSDTGKGIAQDHQPMIFEPFYQTGGNTNVVAGTGLGLPICQRLTQLMNGSLRMVSELGLGSSFSLTLPLEAANEGPVDLSGTQLLPETIYLMSNVRELAESIGGWLSQWGARVQLCQPSKLAPGSDSLLIEVHPGELEQRLQPDWNGPLILATGTGNNEPQLQAGAWHVNLNHLRSIHQAVSQAQGLWVAKTDNHSEHWALKQLQLNVLVAEDNVINQLILRDQLEELGCTVELASNGEEALSMWDPERFDLVLTDVNMPVMNGYELAKELRRRGCATPIIGATANAMRGEEEQCLAAGMNHCLVKPFALRALFNYLAPYERAKHEAL
- a CDS encoding EAL domain-containing protein yields the protein MKPCSILIVEDHPFQHMYLQHLFGELGPYYLEGARDGEEALERLKWRKFDLVLTDLLMPGMDGVQFIQGLATLHYKPALAIMSSASRRMLMSASLVAKNLGVKVIGLISKPVNLAALQTLTTQLSVSQPSSPHPLPASLLSQPALLQALQEEQFEAWFQPKKSLFNGRIVAAEALVRWLHPTRGMLLPDAFLGAIKAYDFEEDLLWLVLRQAMQAQARWRQQGYDIPVSINLPTHLLNSHDLADRLFDFVVQHQGVPAQICFELMECSVPQDISNFYAGACRLRIKGFGLSQDDFGKGYSSYMNLVSTPFTELKIDRALVQGCHASEELTKALTSIIALGRQLGLTVVAEGVESAEELALLRKIDCSQVQGFLISRAVPSEQFQELLVNDGPAASY
- a CDS encoding hybrid sensor histidine kinase/response regulator codes for the protein MKQRDMLLENLTRSSIRLSKGLLVVLGLTLVLIGISYWSVHKTLKEQYSTFEFHFARLMENIQEHEDFLRGAAEQSTSGQLKADGRRSYLKEPLPNEGPNVYEGREFAFSIPFRLDTGRLRPDADELAKMLALGGHLTDYYSTFWSISHYQSPQVFLFNADDNFNISIPAAWHTRGAAQEDRIPRQAFVQHVLERLQVKRSAHTDREQVHWDSFEPPASVEAPLRLLAYKDIRLDPQRLLIQGADHEVTIVSLLNMDQVNNLERIMDWPFYDHFTLVSPSGKMLIGAARPDAALREGLNIGAEGLVFKVTSHGGKGWTALYTVTYRNYFEYALWPIVALLVLLIALLGGGWWISRWYRSKIVAPAYQAHQRLAENEVFSRAVIDTAPIGLCVLRRAGLEVLLANRKFHQWPDLAQHLQPLLDRQQDLAEPGEAYLDTDGAHLQLCFVSTRYQGEDALLCAFNDVTQHIEGAAELEQARRSADAANQAKTLFLATMSHEIRTPLYGVLGTLELLGLTRLDARQREHLQTIQRSSSTLFQLISDVLDISKIESGQMPIEAVAFCPLQVIEDTLHTYAAFAEQKGLLLYACIDSKLPDQLLGDPMRIRQILNNLVSNAIKFTDTGRVVLRARLLHGDNGQASLEWQVTDSGIGISPAQQERLFDTFYQVQDASSEAGAGLGLTICHWLAQMMGGQIRVVSEPGLGSSFSFQLALKVLPGTLDGCADILPTTQPVYVRAPASELAQSICDWLNRLGVAAKPLPTYLDQARQETLLVDILPADTPPAWAGPRVVGLCGDRHLAPPAPGILEVDAHDVRAIARAVSLTLHGKSPAVPGVQVDSGKPLGLRILVAEDNAINQAIIKEQLEALGCQVTTASNGEAALQLWRPQLFDLVLTDVNMPLLNGYELTRALRERDREIPIIGITANALREEGNRCMAVGMNAWIVKPLSLQTLYQYLSNLCANAPTQEPEPMPLARPASTTGDTMIELSAKMRELFIATMRQDIQSVTDALHAEDAKRLAERLHSAAGALGAVQLGNLANNCAELESQILQEAITPAVTREVNDLIQRLTDILNALE